A region of uncultured Anaeromusa sp. DNA encodes the following proteins:
- a CDS encoding Na+/H+ antiporter NhaC family protein has protein sequence MHTGLVFGLFFFGLLCSVQQHIPLLYPLLLGLVAFTALAVHQGHSLTALTNMMWAGSRKSLIVIKIFVLIGVITAIWRSAGTISTIVYYGIAWMPGDYFLPGAFLLCSLVSFLLGTSFGTAGTIGVVLMVLAQSGHMDVSMAAGAIIAGAYFGDRSSPMSSSANLVAVLTGTSLYDNLKNMFRSAWIPFFLSTLAYVWLSQNHPLQFQADSISQEIATTFNLSPLTLLPALAILILGACRTDVKLAMGISILLGAFLSVWVQQVSAAQLVQYILWGYTSEHTGFFAGIIQGGGLFSMLNVALIVLISSAYAGIFAGTNLLQNFENALMKLSQRTSPFASLLLSSLGTAAFSCNQTLAILLTHQLAHKAYASCRLSASRLALDLENSVVLLSVVIPWNIAGAVPAAALGADASFIPYAFYLFLVPLWWLLKSKNNDRRRA, from the coding sequence ATGCACACAGGCCTTGTGTTCGGCCTCTTCTTTTTTGGCCTTCTCTGCAGCGTCCAGCAGCACATTCCGCTTCTTTATCCGCTTTTGCTGGGTCTGGTCGCTTTCACCGCCTTGGCCGTGCACCAGGGACATTCCCTGACAGCCTTGACCAACATGATGTGGGCAGGTTCGCGCAAATCACTGATTGTCATCAAAATTTTCGTGCTTATCGGCGTCATCACCGCCATCTGGCGCTCTGCCGGCACCATCTCTACCATTGTCTACTACGGCATCGCTTGGATGCCTGGTGATTACTTCCTACCAGGCGCTTTTCTCCTTTGTTCGCTGGTTTCTTTTCTCTTGGGGACTTCTTTCGGCACCGCCGGCACGATCGGCGTTGTGCTTATGGTGCTGGCGCAGAGCGGACACATGGACGTCTCCATGGCAGCAGGAGCTATCATCGCAGGAGCTTATTTTGGAGACCGTTCTTCGCCCATGTCCTCCAGCGCCAACTTGGTCGCCGTCCTCACCGGCACCAGCCTTTACGACAACCTAAAAAACATGTTTCGCTCCGCCTGGATTCCTTTTTTTCTTTCTACTCTAGCCTACGTCTGGCTGTCCCAAAACCATCCGCTCCAATTTCAGGCAGACAGCATTTCCCAGGAAATCGCCACTACCTTCAACCTATCCCCTTTAACACTGCTGCCAGCTCTTGCTATTTTAATCCTGGGCGCTTGCCGCACCGACGTCAAGCTGGCTATGGGCATTAGCATCCTCCTTGGCGCCTTCCTCAGCGTATGGGTGCAGCAAGTATCTGCCGCGCAGTTGGTCCAATACATTCTTTGGGGCTATACTTCAGAACATACTGGATTTTTCGCTGGTATCATCCAAGGGGGCGGACTTTTTTCTATGCTCAATGTGGCCTTGATTGTGCTCATCTCTTCAGCCTATGCCGGCATCTTTGCCGGCACCAACCTGCTGCAGAATTTCGAAAACGCTTTAATGAAATTGAGCCAGCGTACCAGTCCTTTTGCCTCCTTGCTGCTCTCCAGCCTAGGCACTGCCGCTTTTAGCTGCAACCAGACACTAGCTATTTTGCTTACCCACCAATTGGCCCACAAAGCCTATGCTAGTTGCCGCCTTAGTGCATCCCGCCTGGCGCTGGATCTAGAAAATTCGGTCGTGCTTCTCTCCGTGGTCATTCCCTGGAACATCGCCGGCGCCGTACCGGCCGCCGCCTTGGGAGCTGACGCCTCCTTCATTCCCTATGCTTTTTATCTCTTCCTAGTCCCTTTATGGTGGCTGTTAAAATCAAAAAATAACGATCGAAGGAGGGCATGA
- a CDS encoding cytochrome ubiquinol oxidase subunit I: MSEVLLARWQFGITSTYHFLFVPLTLGLSVLLAWMEWQWVRTGRSEYKRMTQFWGKLFLVNFSVGVVTGIVQEFHFGMNWAEYSRFMGDIFGAPLAMEALSAFFVESTFLGLWIFGWDRLSPKVHAICITLVAFASNLSAFWILVANSFMQHPVGYALQNGRAEMVDFGALLLNPYVWKQFPHTVLSGLTTGGAFLVAVSAWYLLRNRHLEIFRPSFKLGTVVLLAGSLAVMGTGHVQTQYMGQVQPMKLAAVEALWESADPAPFAIAVIPDEKNQRNTMEVGVPGMLTLLAYDSFQGEVKGIKDLQREAEQKYGPGNYIPQVTPLFFAFRFMAGAGVAMMALGVLGLWLYRKEALESSRLYLKLAMLGMLLPYVANSCGWFVAEAGRQPWLVIGLQKVADGVSTNVTSTEIWLSLFGFTVIYGLLAAAAVYLVFKFIKKGPDEEGRTEEATVWN; encoded by the coding sequence ATGAGTGAGGTTTTATTAGCAAGATGGCAATTCGGCATTACTTCTACGTATCATTTTCTGTTTGTACCTTTAACCTTGGGCTTGTCGGTGCTGCTGGCCTGGATGGAATGGCAGTGGGTGCGTACAGGGCGCAGCGAGTACAAGCGGATGACGCAGTTTTGGGGCAAGCTATTTTTGGTCAATTTTTCCGTTGGCGTGGTGACTGGCATTGTGCAGGAGTTCCACTTCGGTATGAACTGGGCGGAATATTCCCGCTTTATGGGGGATATTTTCGGCGCCCCCTTGGCGATGGAGGCGTTATCCGCCTTCTTTGTGGAATCTACGTTTTTAGGCTTGTGGATTTTCGGCTGGGACCGCTTGTCGCCGAAGGTGCACGCGATATGCATCACCTTAGTGGCTTTTGCGAGCAATCTATCGGCTTTCTGGATTCTAGTCGCCAACTCGTTTATGCAGCATCCTGTTGGCTATGCCTTGCAGAATGGCCGAGCGGAAATGGTCGATTTCGGCGCGCTGTTGCTGAATCCCTATGTATGGAAACAGTTTCCCCATACGGTGCTGTCCGGCTTGACTACGGGCGGCGCATTCTTGGTAGCGGTGAGTGCCTGGTATTTGCTGCGTAACCGGCATCTGGAAATCTTCCGTCCTTCTTTTAAACTAGGGACGGTAGTGCTTTTAGCAGGCTCTCTGGCGGTTATGGGCACCGGGCATGTGCAGACTCAGTATATGGGACAAGTGCAGCCCATGAAGCTAGCGGCGGTAGAAGCGCTGTGGGAGTCCGCTGATCCGGCTCCTTTCGCGATTGCGGTGATTCCGGATGAGAAAAATCAACGCAATACCATGGAAGTGGGCGTGCCCGGCATGTTGACGCTGCTGGCGTACGACTCGTTCCAAGGGGAAGTCAAAGGCATTAAAGATTTGCAGCGCGAAGCGGAGCAAAAATACGGGCCTGGCAATTATATTCCACAGGTTACGCCGCTCTTTTTTGCTTTTCGCTTTATGGCCGGTGCCGGTGTAGCTATGATGGCGCTGGGGGTATTGGGCTTATGGCTGTATCGTAAAGAAGCACTGGAATCGTCGCGACTGTATTTGAAATTAGCAATGCTAGGCATGCTGTTGCCATATGTAGCAAATTCCTGCGGTTGGTTTGTAGCGGAAGCGGGGCGGCAGCCATGGCTTGTTATCGGTTTGCAAAAAGTAGCTGACGGAGTGTCTACGAATGTGACCTCTACGGAAATTTGGTTGTCCTTGTTTGGCTTTACGGTGATTTACGGCCTTTTGGCGGCTGCGGCAGTTTATTTGGTCTTTAAATTCATCAAAAAAGGCCCCGATGAAGAAGGGCGGACAGAGGAGGCGACGGTATGGAACTGA
- a CDS encoding Rrf2 family transcriptional regulator — translation MHFTQATDYAFRIVLHLAAKPPGTIVSGQEIAKQEQVPVQFLRKVMRFLNRAGLVRSHRGVEGGFVLNRQPEGISLLQVIEAMEGPVELSRCLVSADGCKIGCSRVCPVHEALQGVQATLLDSLHGIEFASLAARRREFQKNERQEGES, via the coding sequence ATGCATTTTACGCAGGCGACGGACTATGCTTTTCGCATTGTGCTTCACTTGGCGGCGAAACCGCCGGGAACCATTGTTAGTGGCCAGGAAATCGCCAAGCAGGAACAAGTGCCGGTGCAGTTTCTGCGCAAAGTAATGCGCTTTTTGAACCGAGCGGGACTTGTTCGTTCTCATCGTGGTGTTGAAGGCGGTTTTGTTCTGAATCGGCAGCCGGAAGGCATTTCGTTGCTGCAGGTGATTGAAGCTATGGAAGGGCCGGTGGAGCTTTCTCGCTGTCTGGTAAGCGCGGACGGCTGTAAAATCGGCTGCAGCCGTGTATGTCCGGTGCATGAAGCACTGCAGGGAGTGCAGGCGACGCTGCTGGACTCTCTGCATGGAATTGAGTTCGCTTCTTTGGCTGCGAGGCGGCGGGAATTTCAAAAAAATGAAAGGCAGGAGGGTGAGTCATGA
- the cydB gene encoding cytochrome d ubiquinol oxidase subunit II, translating into MELTTLWFILVAVLFTGFFFLEGFDYGVGMLLPFLGKNDAERRVIINTIGPVWDGNEVWMITAGGAMFAAFPHMYATLFSGFYMALFLMLMALIARGVAFEFRSKDERPAWRATWDWAIFCGSAIPALLWGVAVTNLIQGVPLNAKMQYVGTFFDLLSPYTLVGGAAFLLVFLYHGALFLTLKTDGEMIERARGAALKSGLLAAVVYLACVGMTYTNTDLFRSSLGAAGLILAVLTFVTSYVLTLRSRFGWAFVMSSLAIVFTTAGFFGGLFPRLMVSSLNPEWSITITKAASTPYTLKIMTVVALTLVPIVLVYQAWTYWVFRKRVKVDDHLEY; encoded by the coding sequence ATGGAACTGACAACTCTTTGGTTCATTCTGGTGGCGGTGCTTTTCACAGGCTTCTTCTTTCTGGAAGGATTTGATTATGGTGTAGGGATGCTGCTGCCTTTCTTGGGGAAAAATGATGCAGAGCGTCGCGTGATTATCAACACCATTGGTCCTGTTTGGGATGGCAATGAGGTGTGGATGATTACTGCTGGCGGCGCGATGTTTGCGGCGTTTCCACATATGTATGCTACCTTGTTCAGTGGCTTTTATATGGCTCTTTTTCTAATGCTCATGGCGCTCATCGCCAGAGGTGTGGCATTTGAATTTCGCAGCAAGGACGAGAGGCCTGCTTGGCGTGCGACTTGGGATTGGGCCATTTTCTGCGGCAGCGCCATTCCGGCGTTGCTCTGGGGCGTAGCGGTGACTAATTTGATCCAAGGCGTGCCTTTGAATGCGAAAATGCAGTATGTAGGCACTTTCTTTGATCTTCTCAGTCCCTACACGTTGGTAGGCGGCGCGGCGTTCCTGTTGGTTTTCCTTTACCATGGCGCGCTGTTTTTGACGCTGAAAACCGATGGGGAAATGATTGAACGTGCTCGCGGCGCGGCGTTGAAGAGCGGTTTGCTGGCGGCGGTGGTGTATTTGGCTTGTGTCGGCATGACCTACACCAATACTGATTTGTTCCGCAGCTCTCTGGGGGCGGCAGGACTGATTTTGGCGGTGCTTACCTTTGTGACTTCCTATGTCCTGACGTTGCGCAGCCGCTTTGGCTGGGCCTTCGTGATGAGCTCTTTGGCTATCGTTTTTACGACGGCTGGCTTTTTCGGGGGGCTTTTCCCGCGGTTGATGGTTTCTAGCTTAAATCCAGAGTGGAGTATTACCATTACCAAGGCGGCTTCGACACCGTATACCTTGAAGATTATGACGGTTGTGGCGCTGACCTTGGTGCCTATCGTGCTGGTTTATCAGGCGTGGACGTATTGGGTGTTTCGTAAGCGGGTCAAAGTGGATGACCATTTAGAATACTAA
- a CDS encoding sigma 54-interacting transcriptional regulator has product MARIAFIAPDKQLFLQGKKVIADMGLTEQVSLYLGRLKRGIRIAKKLERQDVDVIICRGGTAHLIIQSRVRIPVVEIAITGQDLAQVFHEAKRLTGLTRPRVAMLAFENMGHDIETLSQILGIELRVYPLQSTADIPLRIEEVKKDTTDLVVGGIKTVLLAAKEGLRTQLIRSGEFSIRAAFLEAQKISLARTIEKEHSQTFKALADYSLEGIIGVNRQKRIEVFNPVAEHLLGISAEEALGYSIETVFPQLDLDSCFTKQQPLIGHTLRSGPRWLTLNLAPIIVDNQASGCIVTFQDISRIQELEAKIRNDVVARQFVAKYHFPHILGESPEIQECKRMAKEIAQVDATVLITGESGTGKELFAQSIHNASNRNTGPFVAVNCAALPTNLLESELFGYVEGAFTGATKKGKAGLFELAHRGTLFLDEISEMDPYAQSRLLRVLQERQVMRLGDDKYISVDVRIIAATNKPLKALTQNGAFRQDLFYRLKVLTLTLPPLRRRTHDVPLLAEHFLTLFQERHHKRLSIHPSVYAYLEQYPWPGNVRELRCFAERLTIIAKEVLLDIPTIEHYWDDREECEQPAPPPLAEKERILQALQHCQDNISRTASLLGIDRSTLYRKLRQHQIEVRKGPRV; this is encoded by the coding sequence ATGGCTCGCATCGCTTTCATCGCGCCGGACAAACAGCTTTTTCTACAAGGGAAAAAAGTCATCGCCGACATGGGTTTGACAGAGCAAGTCAGCCTCTATTTAGGGCGCCTTAAACGAGGCATCCGCATTGCCAAAAAGCTGGAACGCCAGGACGTGGACGTAATCATCTGCCGCGGCGGCACCGCTCATCTCATCATTCAGTCTCGCGTCCGCATTCCGGTTGTTGAAATCGCCATCACCGGTCAGGATCTAGCCCAGGTATTTCATGAGGCAAAAAGGCTGACCGGTCTGACCCGACCGCGCGTCGCCATGCTGGCCTTTGAAAACATGGGGCACGACATTGAAACCCTTTCTCAAATTCTCGGTATCGAGCTGCGCGTTTATCCGCTACAAAGCACCGCCGACATTCCCCTGCGCATCGAAGAGGTAAAAAAAGACACCACCGACTTGGTCGTCGGCGGCATTAAAACTGTACTTCTGGCTGCCAAAGAAGGCTTGCGCACCCAGCTCATCCGCTCTGGAGAGTTTTCTATCCGCGCCGCTTTCCTGGAAGCCCAAAAAATATCTTTAGCCCGAACGATTGAAAAAGAGCATTCCCAGACTTTTAAAGCTTTGGCCGACTACTCCTTGGAAGGCATCATCGGCGTCAATCGCCAAAAGCGAATTGAAGTATTCAATCCTGTGGCGGAACACTTGCTGGGAATTTCGGCCGAGGAGGCTCTTGGTTATTCCATTGAAACGGTCTTTCCTCAGCTTGATTTGGACAGTTGTTTTACCAAACAGCAACCTCTTATCGGCCACACGCTCCGCTCCGGCCCCCGCTGGCTGACGCTCAACCTGGCTCCCATCATTGTCGACAATCAGGCCAGCGGCTGCATCGTCACGTTTCAAGACATCAGCCGCATCCAAGAACTGGAGGCCAAAATACGCAACGATGTGGTCGCTCGCCAGTTTGTCGCCAAATACCACTTCCCTCACATCCTGGGAGAATCGCCGGAAATCCAGGAATGCAAACGCATGGCCAAGGAAATCGCTCAAGTGGACGCTACCGTCTTGATCACTGGCGAATCCGGCACCGGCAAAGAACTGTTCGCTCAAAGCATCCACAATGCCAGCAATCGCAACACTGGCCCATTCGTCGCCGTCAACTGCGCCGCCCTGCCGACCAACCTGCTGGAAAGCGAACTTTTTGGCTATGTAGAGGGCGCTTTTACGGGCGCTACCAAAAAAGGCAAAGCCGGCTTATTCGAGCTAGCCCACCGGGGCACCCTCTTTTTGGATGAAATCTCCGAAATGGACCCTTACGCCCAAAGCCGGCTCCTTCGCGTGCTCCAGGAGCGGCAGGTCATGCGTTTGGGCGACGATAAATATATCTCCGTCGACGTGCGCATCATTGCCGCTACCAACAAGCCCCTCAAAGCACTCACGCAAAACGGCGCTTTTCGCCAGGATCTCTTCTACCGACTCAAGGTTCTCACCTTAACTTTGCCGCCCTTGCGACGCCGCACCCATGATGTGCCTCTTTTGGCCGAACACTTTCTCACACTCTTCCAGGAACGCCACCACAAGCGCCTTTCCATTCATCCTTCCGTGTACGCCTATCTGGAACAATACCCCTGGCCTGGCAACGTTCGAGAGCTGCGCTGCTTTGCCGAGCGGCTGACCATCATCGCTAAGGAAGTTCTCTTAGATATTCCTACGATCGAACACTATTGGGATGACCGCGAGGAATGCGAACAGCCCGCACCCCCGCCGCTTGCAGAAAAAGAACGCATCTTGCAAGCACTGCAACATTGTCAAGATAACATTTCCCGCACAGCTTCTTTGCTGGGCATAGACCGCAGCACCCTCTACCGCAAACTTCGCCAGCATCAGATCGAAGTGCGTAAAGGTCCGCGCGTTTGA
- a CDS encoding PAS domain S-box protein has translation MQEDFRLLLLADTTLDRKQLERLLSKYAPQICLYEQSFSEKISEVSFHGALVDYSLSTASGLPLWQHFQEHHPYISLILLTDETIWPQQAIDAGIIDFVPKSAVCNPHVLLPLLLRLQQQQHHTQHLLAQVRHSEAQRHLLIEQTIGGILLSDPQGYYVEANSRMCAMLDYEKEQLLGLRLEDLTPPELIARLGELRSPLPAGTSLLIDWALLRKDGTHIPVEMKISRSGNRYLSIVRDITRRQRKDAVSALLHRINQAILKDQPVKRILGMVCEELLSIYSLTLSFVGAKNADGNVELCQAACTNPEEIPKLIIRWDDTPQGHGPSGEALRTGKTQMISCDDPRFSPWTEQVKHYGLEGAISVPMSLGNNLDGVLCIYGKKGYIWNEELKTELERVAQKITNVLQFTHHRQEANLLRSALRTTANSVVITDAAGKICWLNSAFSALTGYSEAEALGENPRILRSLLQDDSFYQHLWSTITSGQPWHGELVNRRKDGSLYHEEMTITPIWDADAAITHFVAVKQDITARKEAELALETYRMFFHNARDKMFLLDTDGIIIAANQAVELTYGYTAEELQGLSIRTLRAPETLGDWPEQIQTAREADILFETMHQHKDGTAFPVEVRSCQAVLDGKKYLLSIVRDISVRRKAEQETCEAQQRAAQSERMALIGTMAAAITHEINQPLNALQLTADGPLYLHHHNKPIDTQRLWDALEKISKQSRRISSIIQSMRSFVRSGSEKTTGSCDLNEAVRAAAENLRSRLLEEGIQLQLELDKEASYVPGDSMRLEEAITNLLLNAEQALGEADTTSTKHIALQTQHKGDYAILEVRDNGPGFKSDILPRAFEPFVSTKAVGQGMGLGLAIVRSLMQAYGGDITAENMPTGGACIRVVLPQQNQ, from the coding sequence ATGCAGGAAGATTTTCGCCTTCTTTTGCTTGCCGATACTACCCTAGATCGCAAACAGCTAGAACGCCTCCTGTCCAAATATGCGCCTCAGATTTGTCTTTATGAGCAATCCTTTTCGGAAAAAATTTCGGAAGTTTCTTTCCATGGAGCTCTTGTAGATTATTCTCTCAGCACCGCCAGCGGTTTGCCCTTATGGCAGCATTTTCAAGAGCACCATCCGTACATCTCTTTGATTTTGCTTACTGACGAAACGATCTGGCCACAGCAAGCCATTGACGCCGGCATTATCGATTTTGTTCCTAAAAGCGCTGTCTGTAACCCCCATGTGCTGTTGCCGCTTCTATTGCGTCTCCAACAGCAGCAACACCATACACAACACCTGCTGGCGCAAGTGCGCCACAGCGAAGCGCAGCGGCATTTGCTGATAGAGCAGACAATCGGCGGTATTCTCCTCAGTGATCCTCAAGGCTATTACGTAGAAGCCAATTCTCGCATGTGCGCTATGCTGGACTATGAAAAAGAACAGCTTCTCGGCCTGCGTCTGGAAGATTTGACACCGCCGGAATTGATTGCCCGTCTAGGCGAACTGCGCAGCCCTCTGCCGGCAGGAACTTCCTTGCTCATTGATTGGGCGCTTTTGCGCAAAGACGGCACCCATATTCCAGTGGAAATGAAAATTTCCCGCAGCGGCAACCGATATCTCAGCATCGTCCGGGACATCACCCGCCGCCAACGCAAAGATGCCGTATCCGCGCTGCTACATCGGATTAATCAAGCGATTTTAAAGGATCAACCGGTCAAACGCATTTTGGGCATGGTTTGTGAGGAATTATTGTCTATTTATTCCCTAACCCTCAGCTTTGTCGGCGCCAAGAACGCCGATGGCAACGTCGAACTATGCCAAGCCGCCTGTACTAACCCCGAAGAAATACCCAAGTTGATCATTCGCTGGGATGACACGCCTCAAGGCCATGGACCTAGCGGCGAAGCGCTGCGCACCGGCAAAACGCAGATGATCAGTTGTGACGACCCTCGTTTTTCTCCCTGGACTGAACAAGTAAAGCACTACGGATTGGAAGGAGCCATCTCCGTCCCCATGTCTTTAGGCAACAATTTGGATGGCGTTCTTTGCATTTACGGTAAAAAAGGCTATATCTGGAATGAGGAACTAAAAACGGAATTGGAGCGAGTCGCCCAAAAAATCACCAATGTGTTGCAGTTTACCCACCATCGCCAGGAAGCAAATCTTTTGCGTTCCGCCTTGCGCACTACTGCCAACAGCGTCGTTATTACCGACGCGGCAGGAAAAATTTGCTGGCTCAACTCCGCGTTCAGCGCACTTACCGGATATTCGGAAGCGGAAGCCTTGGGAGAAAACCCACGCATTTTACGCTCCTTATTGCAGGACGACTCTTTTTACCAACATCTTTGGAGCACCATTACCTCTGGCCAGCCCTGGCATGGCGAGCTTGTCAACCGGCGCAAGGACGGCAGCTTATATCACGAAGAAATGACCATCACACCAATTTGGGACGCCGATGCCGCAATTACTCATTTCGTAGCGGTCAAACAAGACATTACCGCCCGTAAAGAGGCGGAGCTGGCGTTAGAGACCTACCGTATGTTTTTCCATAACGCCCGCGATAAAATGTTTCTGCTGGATACGGACGGCATTATTATCGCCGCCAATCAGGCCGTTGAGCTTACTTATGGCTACACGGCCGAAGAATTGCAGGGTCTCAGCATCCGCACGCTACGCGCGCCGGAAACTCTTGGCGACTGGCCAGAGCAAATCCAGACAGCCCGAGAGGCCGATATTCTTTTTGAGACCATGCACCAGCATAAAGACGGCACTGCATTTCCCGTCGAAGTTCGCTCTTGCCAAGCAGTTCTGGATGGTAAGAAGTACCTTTTAAGCATTGTTCGCGATATTAGCGTTCGTAGAAAAGCGGAACAAGAAACCTGCGAAGCCCAGCAGCGAGCGGCGCAATCGGAACGCATGGCCCTCATCGGCACTATGGCCGCCGCGATTACCCATGAGATTAATCAGCCTCTTAACGCCCTGCAGTTAACCGCCGATGGACCGCTTTACCTCCATCACCACAACAAGCCAATTGACACGCAGCGACTCTGGGACGCCTTAGAGAAGATCTCCAAACAAAGCCGCCGCATCAGCAGCATCATCCAAAGCATGCGCTCTTTTGTACGCAGCGGCTCTGAAAAAACTACAGGCTCCTGTGATTTGAATGAAGCCGTCCGCGCAGCCGCCGAAAATTTACGTTCACGACTTCTAGAAGAAGGCATTCAATTGCAATTGGAATTAGATAAGGAAGCCAGCTATGTTCCCGGCGATTCCATGCGCCTGGAAGAAGCCATCACCAACTTGCTGCTCAACGCCGAGCAGGCTTTAGGAGAGGCTGACACAACATCAACCAAACACATCGCTCTGCAAACTCAACACAAAGGCGATTATGCCATTTTGGAAGTTCGCGACAATGGCCCGGGCTTCAAAAGCGATATTCTCCCCCGCGCCTTCGAGCCTTTCGTTTCCACCAAGGCCGTCGGCCAAGGCATGGGACTGGGCCTGGCGATTGTCCGTTCGCTCATGCAGGCCTACGGCGGCGACATTACCGCGGAGAACATGCCTACAGGCGGCGCCTGCATCCGCGTGGTCCTGCCCCAGCAAAACCAGTGA
- a CDS encoding HD domain-containing phosphohydrolase gives MRIGTKIAFSQLVMGALIVAAMYMAAYWVWAPEYERWEERQAADKEKWTQHLWAAEEKRLALTVADWAPWDELYDFAQQPSERKFARDNLSDDAMSNLRVDWVLILDPAYKICYSRSLLGEWEEKELLRFEADWQRQLANSPELQEQLRQGENVKGLAILNGRPVLVAAQQILHSDKRGPSVGFLVMIQLVDADLLKEFSQMLQASLVLEQEEELQARYGQAVGTWSEEKDEKLIRAYWPLGDIFGQKGILLRLDLPRYLYQEMQHQYQYFFMLSIAVLIMSLFVSVYGLDVLLTRRLRRLGDFLADIRNVGTGERPKLPSGGNDELARIARKIEEMLARLREDHFQIDTLNQALQGELKERQKAEELMQYHCWHDALTGLYNRTFLEMVLNKYAQSGVKGFGIICGDLDGLKIVNDTLGHEAGDTLLRRTADLFREILPETAITVRTGGDEFVSLLVDIQEEELWNWYQQLQTEAQKQDGGQMPLQISFGCRYQACCVPGGDELHNVLREADDSMYRQKNFRKQSTRSVVIQALLKMIELHESVTNGHSQRLKALAEKLAREMALEEEAIEKVVLLAQFREIGRIGLPEPLLTKEEPLTEAERQEIQRHAEIGYRIALVIPELEGIAELIRTHHEWWNGKGYPRGLKGEEIPLESRIVAIVDAYDAMTNYSVYREAQEEEQVELELRRGRGLQFDPELLEVFLEKMLGEEKQPQE, from the coding sequence ATGCGCATTGGCACAAAGATTGCCTTTTCTCAACTGGTGATGGGAGCGTTGATTGTAGCTGCCATGTATATGGCGGCTTATTGGGTGTGGGCGCCGGAATATGAACGCTGGGAAGAGAGGCAGGCGGCAGATAAGGAGAAATGGACCCAGCATTTATGGGCGGCGGAGGAGAAGCGTTTGGCTCTTACGGTGGCAGACTGGGCGCCGTGGGATGAGCTGTATGATTTTGCCCAGCAGCCGTCGGAACGGAAATTTGCGCGGGACAATCTGAGCGATGACGCTATGAGCAATTTGCGCGTAGACTGGGTGCTGATTTTAGATCCGGCGTACAAGATTTGTTATAGTCGCTCACTGTTGGGAGAATGGGAAGAAAAAGAGTTGTTGCGCTTTGAAGCAGATTGGCAAAGACAGCTGGCAAACTCCCCTGAGCTACAGGAACAATTGCGCCAAGGAGAGAACGTTAAAGGTTTGGCCATCTTAAATGGTCGACCGGTACTGGTAGCGGCTCAGCAAATTTTGCACAGCGACAAACGCGGTCCTAGTGTTGGCTTTTTAGTGATGATCCAGTTGGTGGATGCTGATTTGCTGAAGGAGTTTTCACAGATGCTGCAGGCTTCGCTGGTTTTGGAACAAGAGGAGGAGCTGCAGGCGCGCTATGGGCAGGCGGTGGGGACTTGGTCTGAAGAGAAAGACGAAAAGCTAATTCGGGCGTATTGGCCGCTGGGGGATATTTTCGGCCAGAAGGGGATTTTGCTGCGGTTGGATCTGCCACGGTATTTATACCAAGAGATGCAACACCAATATCAGTACTTCTTTATGCTGAGTATTGCAGTGCTAATTATGTCTTTGTTTGTTTCTGTTTATGGGTTGGATGTGCTATTGACCCGGCGGCTTAGGCGGTTGGGGGATTTTTTGGCGGATATTCGCAATGTTGGAACAGGAGAACGCCCTAAACTTCCTAGTGGTGGTAATGACGAGCTGGCCCGGATTGCAAGAAAAATAGAAGAAATGCTGGCGCGGTTGCGCGAAGATCATTTTCAGATTGATACACTGAACCAAGCCTTGCAAGGAGAATTAAAGGAGCGTCAAAAAGCCGAAGAACTGATGCAGTACCATTGCTGGCATGATGCTCTGACAGGGCTCTATAACCGTACGTTTTTGGAAATGGTGCTAAATAAATATGCCCAAAGCGGTGTAAAAGGGTTTGGCATAATTTGTGGCGATTTGGATGGCTTGAAGATTGTCAATGATACCCTCGGCCATGAAGCCGGTGATACGCTCTTGCGGCGTACGGCAGACTTATTTAGGGAGATTTTGCCGGAGACGGCCATCACCGTACGGACTGGCGGCGATGAATTTGTTTCGTTGTTGGTCGATATCCAGGAAGAGGAGCTGTGGAATTGGTACCAGCAACTGCAAACGGAAGCGCAAAAGCAGGACGGCGGTCAAATGCCGCTGCAGATTTCCTTTGGCTGCCGGTATCAAGCTTGCTGTGTGCCTGGCGGCGATGAACTGCACAATGTACTGCGTGAAGCGGACGATTCTATGTACAGGCAGAAGAATTTCCGCAAGCAAAGCACGCGGAGCGTAGTCATTCAAGCGTTGCTAAAAATGATTGAGCTTCACGAATCTGTAACCAACGGACATTCGCAGCGGTTAAAGGCGTTGGCGGAAAAGCTGGCAAGGGAAATGGCGCTGGAAGAAGAAGCTATTGAGAAGGTAGTTCTGCTGGCGCAGTTTCGTGAAATAGGGCGTATCGGCTTGCCGGAACCGTTGTTGACCAAAGAAGAGCCGTTGACCGAAGCAGAGCGACAAGAAATACAGCGGCATGCGGAGATTGGCTATCGGATTGCGCTGGTGATTCCGGAACTAGAGGGGATTGCCGAGCTCATTCGTACGCATCATGAATGGTGGAACGGTAAAGGCTATCCCAGGGGGCTCAAGGGTGAGGAGATTCCGCTGGAAAGCCGGATTGTGGCCATTGTTGACGCTTATGATGCCATGACAAACTATAGCGTCTACCGCGAAGCGCAGGAAGAAGAGCAGGTGGAGTTGGAATTGCGCCGCGGCAGAGGCCTGCAGTTTGATCCGGAGCTGCTAGAGGTGTTCTTGGAAAAAATGCTGGGGGAGGAAAAACAGCCCCAGGAATGA